A single window of Flavobacterium sp. 140616W15 DNA harbors:
- a CDS encoding OsmC family protein — MKFTRKAHANWKGTGMEGKGTISTQSTTLDNAQLSFKTRFENGVGTNPEELIAAAHSGCFTMQLSFLLSEAGYTPEDLHTEATVTFEDGTITQINLDLKGKVPNISEDEFSKTALKAKEICPISKLLKTNITLSVSLL, encoded by the coding sequence ATGAAATTTACTAGAAAAGCACATGCCAACTGGAAAGGTACCGGAATGGAAGGAAAAGGAACTATTAGTACTCAGAGTACCACACTAGATAATGCCCAACTATCATTCAAGACTCGTTTTGAAAATGGCGTCGGGACCAATCCTGAAGAATTGATCGCTGCAGCTCATTCTGGCTGTTTTACGATGCAATTAAGTTTCTTACTATCCGAAGCTGGATATACTCCAGAAGATTTGCATACAGAAGCCACAGTTACGTTTGAAGACGGAACAATAACCCAGATTAATTTAGATCTAAAAGGAAAGGTTCCAAATATCTCCGAAGATGAGTTTTCTAAAACAGCTTTAAAAGCCAAAGAAATTTGTCCGATATCTAAATTATTGAAAACGAATATTACTTTATCAGTAAGTTTACTTTAA
- a CDS encoding biopolymer transporter ExbD, producing the protein MEIYKKDKKVRSKKLKARVDLTAMVSVSFLLIIFFMVTTELGKPKAIDLGLPEKYPGWSGCGKGIEDRVLTVLLDDNDRIVFYSGFLEWSMDTPKELKYGKDGIRKELYNKNKSILEYSANIGRPNRGAIVIIKPSKKSNYKNLVDILDEMAIAKIETYTIVNDFTPEESKLLAAR; encoded by the coding sequence ATGGAAATCTATAAAAAAGACAAGAAAGTAAGAAGTAAAAAATTAAAAGCACGTGTAGATTTAACCGCCATGGTAAGTGTTTCCTTTTTATTAATTATATTTTTTATGGTTACGACTGAATTGGGCAAACCTAAAGCGATAGATTTAGGCTTACCTGAAAAATATCCTGGTTGGAGTGGTTGTGGTAAAGGTATTGAGGATCGCGTCCTAACAGTTTTACTTGATGATAATGATAGAATAGTATTTTATAGCGGATTCCTAGAATGGTCAATGGATACTCCTAAAGAATTAAAATATGGTAAAGATGGAATTCGTAAAGAATTGTACAACAAAAACAAATCTATTCTAGAATATTCAGCTAACATTGGAAGACCTAATAGAGGTGCAATTGTAATTATAAAACCAAGCAAAAAATCCAATTATAAAAATTTAGTGGACATTTTGGACGAAATGGCAATTGCTAAAATTGAAACGTATACAATTGTAAATGATTTTACACCTGAGGAATCAAAATTATTGGCCGCGAGATAA
- a CDS encoding leucine-rich repeat domain-containing protein — translation MKKIYFLVLTLCFFNGLYAQNIIIPDFNLKMKLISLNVDINSNSEIEISEALKITFLDLSNSNITSLEGLDSFTNLEFLDCSNNPLLRDIDFNKLKKLVHLRYSNIQSKEYLQIENLPELTTILADGLTNLKFVQCTGNPKLTTLSLNGAANLTEIVATNNKLTTLNLLGVVQLKKLRCSSNQLAALDMSSLTKLESLSCEDNRLKSTEFNVADLVKLKYLSCQNNQLVKLNTDFLWDLVYLNCSSNEIIDLHVSNMYNLEELYCDGNNISSLKLGASRKLQWLNCSNNRFTDLNVRDLTQLKGVSCSNNEITSLDLNGLINLENLQCFNNQIKTLDLSDLKSLARLDCSQNQLTSLLIRNGSKEAGFLNFSANPNLQYVCADENQLEQVKALVTTYGYTNCNVNAYCSFKPVGTYFTVQGNSKIDSDKNGCDAQDLGFPNLKFNLSDGTNTGSIIANATGSYSISLPTGTHSITPVLENPEYFSIWPTSINATFPAQSSPVTQNFCITAKGTHSDLEVTLLPINVARPGFEAQYKIVYKNKGNNVQSGSVNLNFNDSVLDFVSANPVVSNQASNNLFWNFTNLRPFESKEIIFTVKVNAPTATPAVNNGDILSFVATIQTLSTDDTPNDNTFTLNQIVVGSYDPNDKTCLEGSVITPNLIGEYVHYMIRFENTGTYQAQNIVVKDMIDLAKFDIATLAPTSSSHPFVTNITEGNKVEFIFENINLPFDDANNDGYIAFKIKTKSTLKVGDSFTNDANIYFDYNFPILTNKATSTFQTTLGTPDFEFSNYFALFPVPANEVLNITSRKDIEVQSIAIYDVLGQLVIAVPNAKSVSNIDVANLKTGNYFIKVKSDKGSSSTKFIKK, via the coding sequence ATGAAGAAAATCTACTTTTTAGTTCTGACTTTATGCTTTTTTAATGGTTTATATGCTCAGAATATTATTATTCCAGACTTTAATCTTAAGATGAAGTTGATATCATTGAATGTTGACATAAATTCAAATTCTGAAATTGAAATTAGTGAAGCCTTAAAGATTACTTTTTTAGATCTGAGTAACTCCAATATTACTTCTTTGGAGGGGCTAGATAGCTTTACTAATCTTGAATTTTTAGATTGTAGTAATAACCCGCTCTTGAGGGATATTGATTTTAATAAATTAAAGAAACTGGTGCATTTAAGGTATTCAAACATTCAAAGTAAAGAATATTTACAAATTGAAAATTTACCTGAATTAACTACGATATTGGCAGATGGATTGACAAACTTAAAATTCGTTCAATGTACAGGTAATCCTAAGCTCACAACATTGAGTCTAAATGGCGCTGCAAACCTGACTGAAATTGTGGCTACCAACAATAAATTAACGACGTTAAATTTGTTAGGAGTAGTACAACTTAAGAAGTTAAGATGCTCAAGTAATCAATTGGCAGCATTAGATATGAGTAGTTTAACAAAACTGGAGAGTTTAAGTTGTGAAGATAATCGGCTAAAATCTACCGAGTTTAACGTTGCTGATTTAGTGAAGCTTAAGTATTTGTCATGTCAGAATAATCAATTGGTAAAATTAAATACAGATTTTTTATGGGACTTAGTCTATTTAAATTGTTCTTCGAATGAAATAATAGATTTGCATGTAAGTAATATGTATAATTTGGAAGAATTATATTGTGACGGGAATAATATTTCTTCATTAAAACTGGGTGCTTCAAGGAAACTGCAGTGGTTGAATTGTAGCAATAATAGGTTTACTGATTTAAATGTAAGGGACTTAACGCAACTTAAAGGAGTGAGCTGTAGTAATAATGAAATAACGTCACTAGACTTAAATGGATTAATAAATTTAGAAAATCTACAGTGTTTTAATAACCAGATAAAAACATTAGATTTAAGTGATTTAAAAAGTTTAGCACGACTTGATTGCTCTCAAAACCAACTTACTTCTCTATTGATAAGAAACGGTAGCAAAGAGGCAGGTTTTTTAAATTTCTCTGCAAATCCAAACCTGCAATACGTTTGTGCAGATGAGAATCAGTTAGAGCAGGTTAAAGCTCTGGTAACAACATACGGATATACCAATTGTAATGTAAATGCTTACTGTTCTTTTAAACCTGTTGGTACCTATTTTACAGTTCAAGGAAATAGTAAAATTGATAGCGATAAAAATGGTTGTGATGCTCAGGATTTGGGTTTCCCAAATTTAAAATTTAACTTATCAGACGGTACAAATACAGGAAGTATAATAGCAAATGCTACTGGTAGCTATTCTATTTCTTTGCCAACTGGAACACATAGTATAACTCCAGTTTTAGAAAATCCTGAATATTTCTCTATTTGGCCTACTTCTATTAATGCTACTTTTCCAGCGCAATCAAGTCCAGTAACTCAAAACTTTTGCATTACTGCTAAGGGTACGCACTCTGATTTAGAGGTTACTTTATTACCGATAAATGTAGCGAGACCTGGTTTTGAGGCTCAATATAAAATAGTCTACAAAAACAAAGGGAATAATGTGCAATCAGGTTCAGTTAATCTGAATTTTAATGATTCAGTTTTAGACTTTGTTTCAGCAAATCCAGTTGTATCAAATCAGGCATCGAATAATTTGTTTTGGAATTTTACAAACCTAAGACCATTTGAATCTAAAGAAATTATATTTACTGTAAAAGTAAATGCGCCAACTGCAACTCCAGCAGTTAATAATGGCGATATTTTGTCGTTTGTGGCAACGATACAGACTCTAAGTACTGATGATACGCCAAATGATAATACATTTACTCTAAATCAAATTGTAGTAGGTTCTTATGATCCGAATGATAAAACGTGTTTAGAAGGATCAGTTATTACTCCAAACTTAATTGGTGAGTATGTACATTATATGATTCGTTTTGAGAATACAGGTACTTATCAGGCACAGAATATTGTAGTTAAAGACATGATTGATTTAGCTAAATTTGATATTGCGACTTTGGCTCCTACAAGTTCAAGTCATCCTTTTGTAACTAACATTACTGAGGGAAATAAAGTAGAGTTTATCTTTGAAAACATCAATCTTCCTTTTGATGATGCCAATAATGATGGATATATAGCATTTAAAATTAAAACTAAGTCAACATTAAAAGTAGGAGATTCGTTTACTAACGATGCGAATATTTATTTTGATTATAATTTCCCAATTTTAACCAATAAAGCAACTTCTACATTTCAAACAACATTAGGAACTCCTGATTTTGAGTTCTCTAATTATTTTGCTTTATTTCCGGTTCCTGCAAATGAAGTTTTAAATATAACAAGCAGAAAAGATATTGAAGTACAATCGATTGCTATTTATGATGTTTTAGGGCAATTAGTAATTGCAGTTCCAAATGCAAAATCAGTTTCTAATATAGATGTTGCAAATCTTAAAACAGGTAATTACTTTATAAAAGTAAAATCAGATAAAGGGAGTTCAAGTACGAAGTTCATTAAAAAATAA
- the mddA gene encoding methanethiol S-methyltransferase — protein sequence MIKSITFLYGVFAYLLFLIAFLYAIGFVGNFIVPKSIDTGTETTFVQALLVNVLLLSLFALQHSIMARPAFKKWWTSIISPVIERSTYVLLSSSALLLMYWQWQPMRFIIWEIENKTATMIINGIYFLGWIIVLLSTFIINHFELFGLKQIIQNMKNKATQPECTTFKISYLYKIVRHPIMLGFLIAFWATPLMTLGHLVFTLTTTAYIFIAVKFLEEKDLQKFYGEEYKNYQKKVPMLLPFIQKGN from the coding sequence ATGATCAAATCAATCACTTTTCTTTATGGAGTATTTGCTTACCTCCTATTTCTCATTGCTTTTCTTTATGCAATAGGATTTGTTGGCAATTTTATCGTTCCCAAATCAATCGACACAGGAACCGAAACAACTTTTGTACAAGCATTACTCGTTAATGTCCTTTTGTTAAGTCTGTTTGCCCTACAGCATAGCATAATGGCTAGACCAGCATTCAAAAAATGGTGGACGAGTATTATTAGTCCCGTAATTGAGCGTAGTACCTATGTCTTACTCTCCAGTTCGGCATTACTATTAATGTACTGGCAATGGCAGCCTATGCGATTCATAATCTGGGAAATTGAGAATAAAACCGCTACTATGATTATAAATGGTATTTATTTCTTAGGATGGATTATTGTATTACTCTCTACGTTTATAATTAATCATTTTGAATTATTTGGGCTGAAACAGATTATTCAAAACATGAAAAATAAAGCCACACAACCCGAATGCACCACCTTTAAAATAAGCTACTTATACAAAATAGTAAGACACCCTATTATGCTGGGGTTTTTAATTGCATTTTGGGCAACACCTCTAATGACACTGGGTCATTTAGTCTTTACATTAACTACAACCGCTTATATTTTTATTGCAGTAAAATTTTTAGAAGAAAAAGATCTTCAGAAGTTTTATGGAGAAGAATATAAGAATTATCAAAAAAAAGTTCCAATGCTGCTTCCGTTTATCCAAAAGGGAAACTAA